The sequence below is a genomic window from Aureispira sp. CCB-E.
TGTCAACAAAGTAGACAACAGTGCCCGCCATTTGGATGCGCATGAATTTTGGTCTTTAGGTTTTGACAAAATGTTTCCTATTTCTTCTAATTCAGGAAGTGGTACGGGAGATTTGTTGGATGAAGTCATACGACTTCTTCCTGAAGAAGAATTGGTCGAAGACGAGCTTCCTAAGTTTGTTATTGTTGGTAGACCCAATGCAGGAAAATCATCGTTCACCAACGCTTTGTTAGAAGAAGATCGTAGTATCGTTACCGAGATTGCTGGGACAACTAGAGATAGTGTTCATGCTAAATACAGCAAATTCGACAAAGAATTCTTGTTAATTGATACAGCAGGGCTTCGCAAAAAGAAAAATGTTTCTGAAGACTTGGAGTTTTACTCAGTAATGCGTGCTGTACGCTCTTTGGAAAATGCAGATGTCTGCATTTTGATGCTGGACGCAACCAAAGGGATTGAGGGACAGGACTTGAATATATTCCGTTTGGCTATTAAGAACAACAAAGGGATTGTTATTTTGGTCAATAAGTGGGATTTGGTAGAAAATAAAGAAACCAATACGGCAAAAGATTTTGAAGATAAAATTAGAGAACGTATTGCGCCATTCAATGACGTACCAATTGTATTCATTTCTGTATTAGAAAAGCAACGTATTTACAAAGCAATCGATGTTGCCTTAGAAGTATATCAAAATAGAGCGACTCGTATCAGCACTTCTAAACTAAATGAGTTCGTGCAAGAAATTGTTGCTGCACATCCACCACCACCGCATCGGGGTCATTTTATTAGCATCAAATATGCAACACAGATACATACTCCTTATCCTGCGTTTGCCATGTTTTGTAATTACCCAAAACACATTAAGGAGTCTTATAAAAACTATTTAGAAAATAGATTTAGGGAACAATTTAACTTCACAGGTTCACCCGTTGTCTTTTTCTTCCGACAAAAATAGAAATCTTCTATACGATTTATTATGCCATTAGAAATATCTTCTAATGGCATTTTTTAACTTCAATACTCCCCTATCCCAAAAGTTTTGTATAGATTTACTAGTTGTTTACCCTGAGCAAACCTTATCCAAAAACTATAAAATATAATCAAATGTTAGTTACGATAATTATCTTAATCTTTACACTTTTGGTTGTTCCTTATGTAGCCTTCAACTATGGGACTCCGCTAACCGAACTGCAAGAAATGATTCTTTGGGATAGTTCTTATATTTTAATTGGTGCTACCGCCTATTGTTTTATTGTCGGAGAATTAGCACGCAATAATAGCCAAGTCGATAAATTATGGAGCATCATACCAATTGTCTATGCTTGGTATATTACTTATGCAGGAGGTTGGGACAGCCGTATGGTTCTGATGTCCGTTTTAGTAACTATTTGGGGCATCCGTTTATCTTTAAATTTTGCCCGTAGAGGTGGATATTCCATCAAGTTTTGGGAAGGAGAAGAAGACTATCGTTGGGAAGTCCTGCGCCAACGACCAGGCTTTAATAATAAGGCAATTTGGTTTCTCTTCAATCTTTTCTTTATTTGTGCCTACCAAATGACCCTGATTTACTTATTTACGTTACCTATTTTAACTGGTTTGAGCG
It includes:
- a CDS encoding DUF1295 domain-containing protein, whose translation is MLVTIIILIFTLLVVPYVAFNYGTPLTELQEMILWDSSYILIGATAYCFIVGELARNNSQVDKLWSIIPIVYAWYITYAGGWDSRMVLMSVLVTIWGIRLSLNFARRGGYSIKFWEGEEDYRWEVLRQRPGFNNKAIWFLFNLFFICAYQMTLIYLFTLPILTGLSEAAPTGLIWTDYLLAALFIFFVIIETIADQQQWVFQTEKYRRINANEELGEYAHGFIRTGLWGIMRHPNYMAEQAIWIVFYCFSIVATGEILNWSIAGALLLVILFKSSSDFSESITTKKYPEYKEYQKTVPRFLPFTKW
- the der gene encoding ribosome biogenesis GTPase Der → MGNLVAIVGRPNVGKSTFFNRMLGMRKAIVDDVSGVTRDRQYGSSEWNGQQFMLVDTGGFIGDSEDDFAAAIRTQVHTAIQEAQVILFVVDVNTGVTDLDEHLAEILHRTKKQVLLVVNKVDNSARHLDAHEFWSLGFDKMFPISSNSGSGTGDLLDEVIRLLPEEELVEDELPKFVIVGRPNAGKSSFTNALLEEDRSIVTEIAGTTRDSVHAKYSKFDKEFLLIDTAGLRKKKNVSEDLEFYSVMRAVRSLENADVCILMLDATKGIEGQDLNIFRLAIKNNKGIVILVNKWDLVENKETNTAKDFEDKIRERIAPFNDVPIVFISVLEKQRIYKAIDVALEVYQNRATRISTSKLNEFVQEIVAAHPPPPHRGHFISIKYATQIHTPYPAFAMFCNYPKHIKESYKNYLENRFREQFNFTGSPVVFFFRQK